ccttgcaacgtaatatagccgacgtgatcgtcataataccgtgcttgaatcatgttggcttcgaagggctggctatcggccggatgaacagtgaccgatttgccgtcccaaaatacaagcacttggtacaatgaggaaggaatacagctggtttgatgaatccaatctcggccgagcagtgcattatactcggttttggaatcaaccacgaaaaaggcggtcatatgggtgcgaccggcaatattcacagttaacggaagcACACATTTGGTGTGGGACTTGTCGCCGACAaaactgctcattgtgatccctgacgtaataagttcgtcatttgaacggcgtaaggccttcatgatgttcaggggcatgatattgacagtagctccacaatcgacaaaaactttagaaaccggatatccctcgatgtgtgccgttacatacaatggctttaaatggtgaagcttggcAGATGATAAACGAGGGAATAATTCGGCCAAAGCAGCCTTtagactatcatcttttgttgGCTCGCCTTCAGCAATTGATACAAAATCCACATGGCCGGGTTCCTCAGCAACCACATctccatcgaggaaatttggttgagccgtgcttgattgaaaatcagCAGGTAACACATgaaccatactgatttccatattatccaAGACTGACGGGCCCAACTGGTCAAGACCTTCCTCGTTCGGTTGGTCAGCGACTACGTATTCAGTTATCGTCAGAGTCGGACAATGAGATTCTTCCGTCCCTTCTTCAATAATGTCACTCGGCGGAGCCGCTTCGGCCACTTGTTGGTTCTGCGTGACCGCCTCAGGTAAGGTCGAGATTGACGATGAACTTGGGGTCAAAACCtgaacctgctcctggtagtgtagccgagcatccctagtgtcaagataagcatccagacgggcaatacgtgcgatttcatcggtcgtaaggccgaagagagaaaccgccgaaaatacttcaaagtgataccgtaaatactgaaggtcctccagcgagaaaggaaggtcggctgcatTGATATCGATGTACGGGTCgacttcaaacccaaaaacacgagcttctcgtatgtgctggaaccttgctttcaatccggggtctgaggtcttctggatgatccgctcggcatccggacaagtcaggatcagatcaatggtgtcctggcatgccttcggcaaaccatacagatcgttggccgaatgactcttatgaaattctcgcatatactctaaagactccccaaggaacgggggatgcaaattccgtctaattttgaccaaaggctcTTGTATAACTAGCGGggataatttgctttcggcctcttgcctgaaatgttcaaggcgtgccttcatttcccctggtcgaataagaagtttgatccgtttatcagcttcttcaaacatggtctcgacgtcttgatcgaccagccgtttcccctgagccaactctgtcataattgctGGAGGTGGTCGCTCCTCATCATTGGCAACTGTATCCTTCGGCCGCcacttaggggccgaagtttcttgggctgcttgtcagcgagccatgcaatctatccgttgatgccggcgtttctgagatttggacaacgcggtatagacgcccttcgaagaatggtatgtataccaacgttgatctctaggctcaggaggcttgaaggtcttttgactccgtgattatcctgaactgctagaattacgcttatagtaatcatcgtcataaaatgaagcatcaaaatcgaggcgccgcctgaccgggggtgtctcttccatccgtactttaggaccgagcctcccAAAAACCCCATGATGTTGGTCTTCATTGGCTATCTTTTGCCGAGTTACGGCCACGGGTTGCGAAGAAGGTTTCTCTTCTGGTTCACTGTCGACCTTCGCTTTACATTTCCTGCACAGAACCGCCGTCCCACTATCTTCATCGACGCTACACTCCGTCATagatttgacaatagcgggccccGTTAAGGCCGCAGATGGTTTATTTGAACGCGAATCGGCCATGAACCGTGGCCGAACATTCTGATTCCGCGGGCGTTGTGTCTCAACCACTtcagccttgcctttccctttgtccttgggtaggtacgcgtcgaccatatttactgttgccgtggggaacggatcagtatcaacactcatcctcttctcggggaacttcagtttgccattatcaatccagctttggacgttatcacgaaatacgacgcaattgtttgtcgtgtgtttgctcgaattgtggtatttgcaatacacctttcctttaagcttttcggccttaggaatgttatgaccgggccgaagcttaatgattcttgctgataacagttggtcaaaaattgcgtcagccttggtaatatcaaaagtataaacctttgacggtttcgatgttccttcagtggccgagcgacttttggcttctctagaatcaacctgagtcaatgccttgcaaatgtatggtttatctattactatctcagccgcatccacactaacacattcatcctcggttgatgcataattgacagtagggttcttgtaaatcgttccccgagttggagtcttcgaagtcttttcctcgcggagcaaataatcgtactgctcgacatgctgggccaattcgtacatatcccgaaaatttgcccccaagaatttctttttgtattcgacgtcaagaccattcaaagcaagcctgacaaattcgacttcgggtaagggcactcggcaccaattcctagccgatTTAAACCTAGtcagataatccattggtgactcatcagatgcttgagccatccgtgctaatgaagaaactgacatctccatccccggccgataaaactgctcgtggaacttctcgaccaactcctcccagttttggacggaattaggcgggagattgatgtaccaggcaaatgccgagccggtcaatgaaaaattgaacagccgtaacttgtggaaatcactattcacatctccacattgcgcggtgaaacgagccatgtgctccaacgaagacagggacgattcaccagcaaaaagactaaaatctgggatcttgaagcccttcgggtatccaaacgtctccacgtaagctgggtacggatgaataaacttgggaaacttcggccctttcttcatagccgagtcgatcatccgctgaacttcggtcatatcaacagATGCTGCTTCGACCCTTTGGTCGGTCCCGTCTGACCTACTGTTCGACCCTCCTCCCTTCTCCAAGTTAATTGTTTTGAGCGGGGCAGGAATAGGCTCGGCCGGTACAATCGGTACCGGGTTGTTTCCTGGTAAACAATGTTGGCGAAGCTCGAAATGCCTGCTACCACCAACTTGACTAACCAGCATTTCAAGCATCCTGGTTTGTCGATCATTGGAACTGAGTATCGCAtcatgcagcttgtcaatgcctcgactaaacgtctgctcgactgaccgagactgctcgtccaatcgctttcgaagaaacgaccttgttggtggatcagatccttcaccaccatcctcgtcacacTCTTCCACTATCCCTTTAGTGAGAACACAGGTGTTCCTGTTGGGGATTTCTGGACCGCGGAGTTGACtgccgagattaacttctctctctcggcgGGTCGcactcgtggactcaggtgtcacggcgCTATAGGGATTCTGCGTCTGTGGCACACTTTGTCCCGTGCTTTGATTCGGCAAATCAGCTATCGACTTTCCCATAgtggttttcttttttaccgatcgtgtttcaattggcatgaacttcgtagtttagcactaggtcccaccgggcgtgccaaaatgttgaccctagaaactacaaagcctacgtggcgcgcaggccgagtatattctaagctaactacgtccttcggtgattgcggggcgtgccaactcgtcggccgaggctcggccgaggagtaaatttgatgatgctgtgttaagtcgcgctactgacttctgcgtcttgcgattgcggccgagaaaggaacacgtctcggcctcttgggttctcgagcctgaagacaaggctgctatttcttacaaagttcacgaaccgaattcggcttgcaatgtgccgaatgtaataactgtgacacctcacctcgccgagaaggctaatgagatgacctcgaccaccaaggattcgaaaacccttctcgaccgagacttggataggtaaccgacCGTTCTCAccgcagtgttgttgatgccaacggaagatactgcgagaccgaccgactctacggtgacagagctatctatgccgacttaagataccaccggttgcttccacagtgctgttgatgccaatggaagatgtgtcagcgaaaaaggaaaagaaaaagatctcaagttgtgagagtttgcgcagggcaattttgtattgatttttgtgggccttttccattgatgaatgtcttgtatttatagtagcagaacaccgagcccgagttccaatcctattcgaactaggtttccctctccggattaacattacctcgatcagtcctatctctgctaggactacgaatctagtccttaactgagccggattcgccttctagttttactgatctcgtcgagggtccctattgtattaggactcgacttgcactctgatttaaccgacctaggcttagaagcccatgagctgaacgccCCATGACCCTCTCGCCGTACGTCTTCCCGGGCCGAAAGTGATTCCTCtctcggcccaaactgttattttgggcccaaacactaACATATCATTAGTCATGATATAATCAAGCGCTTTTCTTGACTCGAACCGTTGCATCATCAAGCGGTCAAAGAGGTCAAGCATCTTTCGGATGTGACCAGTCAAACGGCGTCGAATTCCCAGGGGATCGATCTTTTTCAGCACAGGAAAATAGTCAGCCAAGTTAGGTTTCCCGGCCTCTTCAAAGATACCCCACACCAAGTCCTTGAATTCTCTCGCCATCGCACTGTGTGGGTCCGCTAAATCCACAGAGAAGACTGTACGCGACAGCAAattgagtgaagttttgaaaGCAGCCTTTCCGATATCAACCACCTCACCGTTTACAGCGCTTTCATTGACGTAAGATATGAGCTCTTGCACTTTTAGGTGACGGTTGGCTTGGTTGGCATCGAGAATTTTGGTGGCGAACAATTGCGTGTTACATGTTTTGCGAAGGTTTCTCCAAGCAGGTGAAACCGGCATCCAAGCCATGCCGTACTTGGAATGTTGACAAGCTCGGATCGCATCTGGGACGGTTCGGTTGCAGAAGAGTTGGTCGTGCGTTCGTAGAACTTCTTTCGCCGCGGTTGATGAAGAAACGACCACGGTTGTTACTTGGCCGAGTTGCAAAGTGATTACGGGGCCATAGATTTGGGAGAGcttagtgagagagagatggggtttGTTTCCAAGCTCTAAGAGATTTCCAATGATGGGAAATGGCTTCGGCCCCGGTGGAAGAACAGGCCTTGTGGAATTGGGATTGGATTTGCTTCTTTTAGCTAATGAATTGAAAGCTTGGATTGTGATccagaagaaagagagaagacaTAGTCCCATACAATAGAAATCCATCTCTCTCTGTGTGTGGGTGTTTGCGTAAAGTGCAAGGATGGGACTAATATAGTCCGGTTGGAGTGGTGCTATACATGTCAATGACATTATCGGTTACGTAGACACATTTTAGGAATAGGATAATGAATATGAGGACACATTTTATTTTGAGTTTTTCTATTAGATTTTGATGCATAGTATGTATAAGAGTTTAGAcagttcattaaaaaaataaagaaaatatattaacgCTCTATTATTTTAGTATATGTCATACATCGAAGTATAGTATAACATGCGTTTGTTTTCTTGTGAAATAGAAGATATGGACAGGTGCCAACTGGCTGATCCAAAAGACAAGGGTGATCAATTTGCATATATTATTGAACAAGTGGATTCTGTATCTTTGTACTTGCGTTCTACCATGTTCGAAATGTGATAGTGTTTGCACTCGATGGCCCTTGAGGAGTACAGACAATTATTTGTCACACGGACGGTGGAGTATTGTCCGACATCGTGTAAAACTTTGACCTTTCCTTCAGATACTAAACTTaatttgacttttcttttagatatttttttaaaaagcaaCTTAATTTGACTTTGACTTTTCGAAAGTTATCAGAAGATGTTGTTTTCGAAAGTTATTagatgatgttgattatggatTTTGGTTTCGAATTTACCTTTGAGGTACGAAATACATATGTcttatgaatatgattaattTAAGTGGTTAACTTCCGTatattcttgttaatttttgtttattcaagACGGTTAAAAGATTCTGATAACTTTCGAAAACATCTCAGACTCTTCCTCTAATGGAGACACATCTTCTATTTCATTTCCACCATCCTCCTTTATAGTACGACTCTCCTCTAAAGGAACCACCTTGACACCCTTCAACTTGCAAGAGCCAATACTACCCATATATTTTGAATTAGTAGACTCAGACTCAAAATGCAAGCCTCCAATAGTTGAGGTCCAAAAACTCTGGGGACATCTGGAACATAAATTCCATTCTGTTCACCCTAATAATTACCTAGTAACAACTCGCGAGTAATTATCAATTACCTCTAAGCAATTTTGAGCATAAACATATTATCAAATTCAAAGAATCGgttcatcaagatcaaaaaCAATGAAGGTAGAGAGTAGACAACTAACCAGGAGCAGATGTTGAATTTCATCGATGTCCATATCCTCATTTTTCTCCTCACTAATGTTTATCAGGGTATCTAACATATCATTAGTCATGATATAATCAAGCACTTTTCTTGACTCGAACCGTTGCATCATCAAGCGGTCAAAGAGGTCAAGCATCTTTCGGAAGTGACCAGTCAAACGGCGTCGAATTCCCAGGGGATCGATCTTTTTGAGCACAGGAAAATAGTCAGCCAAGTTAGGTTTCCCGGCCTCTTCAAAGATACCCCACACCAAGTCCTTGAACTCTCTCGCCATCGCACTGTGTGGGTCCGCTAAATCCACAGAGAAGACTGTACGCGACAGCAAATTGAGCGAAGTTTTGAAAGCAGCCCTTCCGATATCAACCACCTCACTGTTTACAGCGCTTTCATTGACGTCAGATATGAGCTCTTGCACTTTTAGGTGACGGTTGGCTTGGTTGGCATCGAGAATTTTGGTGGCGAACAATTGCGTGTTACATGTTTTGCGAAGGTTTCTCCAAGCAGGTGAAACCGGTATCCAAGCCATGCCGTACTTGGAATGTTGACAAGCTCGGAGCGCATCTGGGACGGTTCGGTTGCAGAAGAGTTGGTCGTGGGTTCGGAGGACTTCTTTGGCGAAGGTTGATGAAGAAATTACCACCGTCGTTATTTGGCCGAGTTGCAAGGCCATTATGGGGCCGTAGCGTTGTGAAAGCTtggtgagagagagatggggtttGTTGCCAAGCTCTAAGAGATTGCCAATGAAGGGAAGTCGGTTTGGTCCAGGTGGGAGCCTTGTGGTAACTGATGATCTTCTTCCAAGTGAATAATAGAGGGTATAAATTGAGATCCATGCAACCATTAGACCTAGTAGTATGCAACTCAAGATGTCCATCTCTGAGCTCTGTCTACTCGTTCTCCTAAACCTTTAACTCTGGTGCAATTGTTGAAAGAGATGATGAATGTTTGCGTATATATCCAAATTGGGAAGTGATACTGTGATGGGGCGCATGTGGACTTCATTATTCTGACCactttatgtatttttatttattttttattttttaattcgccagtaaaattttatttactatttttaatttgtaataaattcataaaaaaaagccTACTAACTTCTTTACATAGGTGAGGttgtttcttttgaattttatttgaaaattattttattattttgcacttatttaattaattttttttctttttaaaagttataagaAGTGAGAAGCATTTTTTACCAGATGAAAGATTTATTAAAATTTACGTTCTCCTTTATATAGAGATAAATTCTGTGTCGTCTAGAAAACGAAGTCATTTAACAAAATAATGCATATAAACAAAATAGTTTAAATCCTTAATGTTCTCCAATAAATAATTGTAGACAAAAGATAAAGGACATGGAGATCATGTGGTACAATAGTCTAGAAACAGCAACTGCAGATAAGAGAGGTGAGGTCGGTGGTTGGTGGCTGACAAATTGATCAAAACTCAAAAAAGTTGCTCTAGCGGCTCACTGTTTTTAGGGTCGATTTGTGGGCTTTACCAAGCCCGTTGGACTACCCAGCCGACGTTTTTCAAGCCTTGAGCCTGCTGGTTATGGGCTATGTCAGCGCTCATGCGCACCAGAGAGGCCAATgactttttcttccttttgcttCAGCCGTTGGAAAATTCAATGGTATGATGCTCTGAGAGGTTAAGTCATCTGTAACGTGAGCCCAAACTTCTCCTCCATGTTCATAGTCTCTGGTATAACTTCATCTTCAAGCTTTCAATCAAATGAGTTGATAAGTGACCCCAACATCAAATTTAACATCCGCATTGCCAATGGCAAACCAGGATATATTCTCCTCCCGCCACCAAAAGGAATAAGCTTGAGGTTCTGGCCTAAAACATCAATTTTCGACTCCAAAAACCTCTCCGGCTCAAATGAGTTGAG
The nucleotide sequence above comes from Malus sylvestris chromosome 16, drMalSylv7.2, whole genome shotgun sequence. Encoded proteins:
- the LOC126608266 gene encoding geraniol 8-hydroxylase-like isoform X1, which produces MSLTCIAPLQPDYISPILALYANTHTQREMDFYCMGLCLLSFFWITIQAFNSLAKRSKSNPNSTRPVLPPGPKPFPIIGNLLELGNKPHLSLTKLSQIYGPVITLQLGQVTTVVVSSSTAAKEVLRTHDQLFCNRTVPDAIRACQHSKYGMAWMPVSPAWRNLRKTCNTQLFATKILDANQANRHLKVQELISYVNESAVNGEVVDIGKAAFKTSLNLLSRTVFSVDLADPHSAMAREFKDLVWGIFEEAGKPNLADYFPVLKKIDPLGIRRRLTGHIRKMLDLFDRLMMQRFESRKALDYIMTNDMLDTLINISEEKNEDMDIDEIQHLLLELFAAGTDTTSSTLEWAMAELLRNPEKLSKAQAELKQIIGKGKLVEESDVARLPYLQAIIKETFRLYPAAPLLLPRKAETDVEIGGYVIPKGAQVFVNAWAIGRDPGIWDNPDSFVPERFLGSEIDVTGQNFELIPFGGGRRMCPGWPLAMRMVNLMLGSLINCFDKWKLEDGVTPKTMNMDQKFGLTLQKAQHLRVVPML
- the LOC126608266 gene encoding geraniol 8-hydroxylase-like isoform X2; translation: MDILSCILLGLMVAWISIYTLYYSLGRRSSVTTRLPPGPNRLPFIGNLLELGNKPHLSLTKLSQRYGPIMALQLGQITTVVISSSTFAKEVLRTHDQLFCNRTVPDALRACQHSKYGMAWIPVSPAWRNLRKTCNTQLFATKILDANQANRHLKVQELISDVNESAVNSEVVDIGRAAFKTSLNLLSRTVFSVDLADPHSAMAREFKDLVWGIFEEAGKPNLADYFPVLKKIDPLGIRRRLTGHFRKMLDLFDRLMMQRFESRKVLDYIMTNDMLDTLINISEEKNEDMDIDEIQHLLLELFAAGTDTTSSTLEWAMAELLRNPEKLSKAQAELKQIIGKGKLVEESDVARLPYLQAIIKETFRLYPAAPLLLPRKAETDVEIGGYVIPKGAQVFVNAWAIGRDPGIWDNPDSFVPERFLGSEIDVTGQNFELIPFGGGRRMCPGWPLAMRMVNLMLGSLINCFDKWKLEDGVTPKTMNMDQKFGLTLQKAQHLRVVPML